Proteins from one Sarcophilus harrisii chromosome 2, mSarHar1.11, whole genome shotgun sequence genomic window:
- the LOC100933360 gene encoding transcription factor E2F6, protein MSRARAWARLLDGAPEAEPQNLARAGAARPDPRGSPWAWAEESNNIRLPEIKNNLEENISRKKVSKTRYNTSLCYYTRKFMDLLKAAPSGVLHLKEVAAILGVKKRRVYDITNVLYGIKLIQKRSKNCIQWIGSDFSSMDRKIAQQKKLRDELSNLSAMEDTLDELNKICAHQLFELVDDKENAKLAYVTYEDIHSLQAFHEQIVIAVKAPEETKLNVPPPKEDSITIHIKSTKGPIDVYLCEMKQESTTDNLYEDTECKFSEN, encoded by the exons ATGAGCCGGGCGCGGGCGTGGGCGAGGCTGCTGGATGGAGCCCCCGAGGCGGAGCCGCAGAACCTGGCTCGGGCCGGGGCCGCACGTCCGGATCCCCGCGGCTCTCCCTGGGCCTGGGCTGAGGAGAGCAACAACATCCGA ctgccagaaataaaaaataacttagaaGAAAACATTTCCAGAAAAA AAGTGTCAAAAACTCGTTATAATACATCTCTCTGTTATTACACTCGAAAATTTATGGACCTTCTCAAAGCTGCACCCAGTGGTGTTCTTCATTTAAAAGAGGTTGCTGCAATATTAGGAGTAAAGAAACGAAGAGTGTATGACATCACCAATGTATTATATGGAATCAAACTCATTCAGAAAAGGTCTAAGAATTGTATTCAGTGGAT AGGATCTGACTTCAGCAGTATGGATAGAAAGATAGCACAGCAAAAGAAGCTAAGGGATGAACTTTCTAATTTATCTGCAATGGAAGACACTTTggatgaattaaataaaatctgTGCTCACCAGTTATTTGAATTAGTAGATgacaaagaaaatgctaa GTTAGCTTATGTAACCTATGAAGATATCCATAGCCTTCAGGCCTTCCATGAGCAGATTGTTATTGCAGTCAAAGCTCCAGAAGAAACCAAATTGAATGTTCCACCTCCCAAAGAA GACTCTATAACAATACACATAAAAAGCACAAAAGGACCCATTGATGTGTATTTGTGTGAAATGAAGCAGGAAAGTACAACTGACAATTTGTATGAAGACACGGAATGCAAATTTTCTGAAAACTAG